The DNA segment CCTGTACATCGACGGACAGTTTGCCTGTGCCTACAGTTGTGATGGCTTGATCGTCAGCACACCGGTCGGCTCAACTGCTCACAATCTTTCGGCCGGCGGCCCGATTCTGCATCGGCGCCTGGAAGCTGTAGTCATTAGCCCCATCAGCCCACACACGCTGACCATGCGACCGGTGGTCGATCAGGTGGACCGCGTCTTCGACATGATTGTACGCCAGGGCCACAGCTCGGTCTCCGCCGTGTTCGATGGTCGAGTGCTTGGGCCACTGCAAGATGGCGACTGTTACCGCATTCGCCGCGCCCCTATCGCGTTTATGATGGTCAACGTACCCAGCAAGAACGAATACCGCACGCTACGTCATAAGCTCGGCTGGGGCGGCAATCCCCGACAACATCCAAGATAGCGCCGTTGGCTGGGGCCGATAGACGGCCCCAATCACCCAGGGCGAACTACACAATGCACATTTCGCATCGCCCCGCCCAAAGACCTACCCACCAGGAAGCTCCATGAAAATCCTACTACCCATTGGCGACGCGACAGAAGCCCTAGATACCTTCTACGCCTACTATCGCTTGCCGGAGGACGGCTATGAAGTCGTAGTAGCGGGCCCCGAAGCTCGGCTCTATCACACTGTCCTTCATGAAGTGCCACCCAATCCGGATGTCCCCTGGGATATTACCCAGGAACGTCCTGGTTACCACTTGCAGGCCTCGGTTGCTTTTCGCGACTTGAAGCCCGACGAATTTGTCGGTGCCTTCATCACCGGTGGGCGAGCCCCTGAATACTTGCGCTACGACCAACATCTATTGGCGGCTATTCGCGACATTGCCCAGGCCGGTAAGCCCATCGCCTGCCTGTGTCACGGTATTGAGCTGCTGACTGCTGCTGACTGCATTCGCGGCAAGCGAGTCACAACCGTACCCAAGTGTGCCATGGACGCGCATCAAGGTGGTGCCATTTACACTGGCGAGCGGTGTGTCGTCGACGGGTTACTCGTGACCGGCCAAGGCTATCAAGACAACACCGCCGTCCTCCGTGAGTTTGTTCGTATGTTACGTCAGTCGAAAAGTTCAGCGCGAGAAGCTTGAAACGCACACTCCGACAATCGAATCATGCCTGATGCAATATACTTGATACGTGGAGGCCACTGATCATCGCAGAGCCAATTCACCAATCCTGCAGACTCGCTCCTGATTCGTTGGGCTTCCGTCTGCATCCCCGGAGACAAATACTGCAGCTAGAATACACTCAGGTACGCCGCTAGCCAATTCAGTGGCTTGCAGGCGCCGCAGGCAACCGCGACAAGCTACGGAACGAATTCGCGTTTCAGGCTGGCTTGAGCTTAGATTTCACCAAATTATTTCGGGGGCCGCGAATTGGCTGGTCATCGTAGGCGGAAGTCGCCAGACATGAGTGCCGTCGCGGTTGGTGAAATAAAGGTGTGACCGCGATGGCTGGCGTCCATGTCCGTCGGCCCAGAGTGCATAAAAATCGGGATGCGCGTTGACCGGACGACGCGCATAGGTGTGATTGACAAGGCTGTCGCGGGTGAGCTGCTTGGCCAATTGCCAAGTGGCACCTTGATCGCGGCTAATCCACATGGTCATCTCACCGCCGGGATTGTAAGGCTGAGGTCCGGCTTGTGTGGGAGCAATTACCCGCCAGACTGAATCCTCTTCGATGTACAGCGATCCATGGTCATAGTTGTTCAGGGACTGCGTTATCGGTTGAACCAACCACCGATCGCCGGTCCAGCGCGCTGTGTTCCACTGCCGCGGTCCGTTTTCGGGGCCGGATTGATAACCTCGGCTGGTCAAGAACAGAATGATAGGCCGGCCAGCAGAGTCAAAATTCAAGTCCTTTAAATAGACCAACAAATCCTCGCTGCGCGAATCGTATACCAGAACCGCAGCATCCGCCTGCGTAATCGGTGTCGTCACGGGGTGTCCGTCAACTGTTTGCCAGGAGCGCCCTTGATTAATCGTTTCCACGTAGTAGATGTTGGCACGCGCGTTGAGGCCCCCAAGGCGCGGATGATAATCGAAGGCGGTACCTAATCGACCGCCATGGCGCCAACTAACTTGATAATCTCCTAACTCAATTGCCGCTAGCATATTAGGAGAACTCCACTGGTACCCGTCGGTGCTGGTCATCCAGAATAGACTCCGTGCCGCTTCGGTCCGAAATTCTGCACCTACATTGTAGCGCGTATGCAGGAACAAAAAGCCATGACCCGAAAGATGCCACGACTGCGGATATGAGAAATTCGTCTGCCACACACGCTCGAATTGTTCGATCGAGTAGGGTTGGCGACTGCGGTGAACGAAAGATGGTCTGGATGTGCCGTGAGAGGGTGAAAATATCCATAGATAGCCGTCATCGTCCAGCATCAACGTGGGATTGTCGTGCGCGTCGGAGGTCTGTTTATTCAGTAGCCGCACCGGCTGTGGAACCAAGCCAGTTGCGTGGTCGAAATAGGAAACCATGTGCAGCAGTTCCTGTTTGTCGTCGTCACTACGTGCCGACGTGCCGCCATACACAAAATACGTCTTATTGGCCTCAGGGCTATAAAAGGCGATCGGAATGTGTTGTTGTGGGTAAGTCGCAAAGCCACCACTGTATTTGAAGCGATATTGATCCTTGGATGGCTGATTGTAGTACCAGATGCCACGATACCCGTCCTCCCGGTCAAGTGGTTGCTGGCCTAGGCATGTGAAGTGCAATAGCGACCAGCAGGCGATGGCCCGCAAGAAACCGTTGAAGAGCCGAGCAGTTCGCATAGTTAACTCCAATTGTCGATGCTCATTGAACGGATTAGCCGTCACTAGCGGCCAATGCATGCCTGAGGAAGAGGTCCGGTTGCGAATGAGGGACAAAATTGCCAACAGGCTGTTGCCGAGGCCCGTCCGTGGCCAAAGGCGGATGGTGTAATAGTACTCAACCTTTTAGACTCATGCCTGACCGAGCTACTAACCTGACAATCAAAAACAGCTAAATCATAAAAATCCATGTAAGGCGGGGCGCTAACCTCGATTGCGATGCAGTACCATTGTTGATGGTTCGAGTCTTAGCGGTTCCATCCTTAGTCATGCCCAGCCTGACGAAGTTTGGGAGATTGCTACAATATCGAACGACCATCGACGAATTGTTGCCTAATGGCCGATGGGTCGAAGGGCTGTTGAATTAGTTGGATGTTGTATGTCACGGATCGTTTCGTTTTTGGTACTGATGGCGATTACTCTGCTGATCAGCTTGCTGTTCTACAGGGTTCTAGCCGGATTCTTGATTCCGGTCTTCTTGGCGATCGTGCTGGTAGTCGTGTTTCAGCCTCTACATCGCTGGATGCTCCGCAAGTTTGGGAATCATTCTCATGTGGCCGCAGGACTGACAACTTTTGCCATTGTGGCCTGCTTACTGCTGCCCGTAGGTATTCTGGTAGGAACTGCCGCCGTCCAAGGCATTCGGTTTTTCCAGAACAACAGCGTCAGCTCGCTTGAACTGCAATTCGGCAGGTTGCGCAGTTCACTAGACTTGGATTTACCGCATTGGGGTGAAGTCTTGCGGACTGCCAACGCAGATGTGGAGCATTTGGTTCAAGGAGCCAGTATCGCCACCTTGGCTCAAAGCACTGTCGCTCTACCGGAATTAACCAGGAAAGTCGTGAGAGTCCTGAACGAACTGCGACGAGAATTGGCCGGTGATGCAAGCTTTTCGGCGTACACTCCTCAGATTGATGAATTGATTGAGCTGGCCAAGGCGATAGGAGTTCAGCCGACGATAAAGCCCGCCGACAACAGTGACAACAATGGCGATCCATCTGACGCGAGCCTGACTGAATTGGTACTGAAGCTCAAGACACAGTTTGGCACCTTGAAGACGCAATTGCATGGTGGAGCGCTGCGTTCGTTTCTGCGAGAAATGGCCAATCCAACCGCCGAGGATATGGAAGCTGTTCGGCGACGAGTGTTAGAGTACGTTCAGCCTCGGTTGGTGTCGTTTACTCAATCAACGGGTATGATTACCTTTCATCTGGTATTTGGCCTATTGGTGCTGAGTCTCTCGACCTATTTCTTCTTGGTCGATGGTCCAGCCATGATCCATTCGCTGATGTTACTGCTGCCGATGGACATGGGGCATGTCCGCGAGTTACTGGACGAGTTTGTTCGCACCAGCCGCGCGGTGGTACTCGCAACACTACTGGCAGCCCTAGCACAAGGGCTGACGGCAGGAGTTGGCTATGCGGTGGCAGGCATCGACTACTTGGTGTTGTTGATCATGCTGACCTCGATCGCCGCTCTGATTCCCTTCGTTGGACCCATGGCAGTATGGGTACCAATCTGCATTTTTTTGGCTTTGGTCGAACAGCGTTATCTAGCCGCTGGACTGCTGGCTGCTTGGGGACTGTTGGTCGTAGCCACGATTGACAACTTCGTGAAGGCGTTTGTACTGCATGGACAGTCACAATTGCATCCCCTGTTGGCACTGCTCAGTATTCTAGGTGGCATTCAGGCTCTGGGACCAATCGGTATTGTCGTGGGCCCGATGGCGGTCAGCTTACTGCAGACTCTGCTGAGTATCGTTCGCCGCGAGCTTGTACACTTCGATACACACGGCTTGGCACCCGTTGGCGGTGCGGCGATTGGGACCACCGCAGTGCGAGAGTAGCGACATATTCCACTGGCTTGCCGAGTCGAACTACTTCAGAGATTCGCTGCCCAGTGGACTTGGATATCACTGGGATTTCCTCCGGAGGCGCAATGCCCGAATTGCCTGAAGTTGAAACAATGTGTCGTGGACTGCGACCGATCGTTGGTTGCTGCGTGGCATCAGTTACCGCCCCGCCCTGCCCTTGCCGGCCAATTTCGATGCAGCCGAGTGTGGCTCAGATTCATCGGCGGCTGCGCGGACAGGCTGTTACAGGCGTCCGTCGATTGGGCAAACGAGTATTGATCGACTTCAGGTACTGGACACTGATACTGCAACCCAAGATGACCGGTCTGGTCGCTCTAGACGAGGTTCCTGACAGCGGTCATACGCGGCTGGTGTTGCGATTCAGCGGTCGCAGAAAACTGGAATTGAAGTTTTGGGATCGTCGTGGGTTGGGCACTGTGGAGCTGTTGCCTCCGGAAGAAGTCGAGCAGCGGATCGTGGCAGGACGGCTCGGACCGGATGCACTCGAAATTACCGCTAGTCAATTCCGCCAGCGGATGACGGGAACGCGACGACCGATCAAAATTGCTTTGTTGGATCAAAAGCTGCTGGCTGGAGTTGGCAATTTATATGCATCCGAGATGCTCCATGCCGCGAGGATTCATCCAGCCTTGCCAGCTAACCAGCTCAGCCGGCAACAGGCTCAGCGATTACATCGCAGCATGATTGACATCCTGCGACAAGCGATCAAATATGAAGGTTCGACCTTGGCCGATGGCACCTACCGCAATACGCTGAACGACCCTGGCGGCTACCAGAATCACCATCGCGTATACGACCGCGCGGGCCAACTGTGCCTGTCGTGCCGCAAGTCACACATCGTGCGTATCGTGCAGGCTCAGAGGTCTACCTACTACTGTCCTCACTGCCAACCCATCTGCGCGAAAAAGTCGTCGACAGCATCCAAATACTGAGAAGGCGTTCCGACACCTGGGGAGCTGCGATTGACGCCAGCCCACTGGAAACTGCTGGATGGACCAATGATTCGCACCAGTGTATTGCCTTGGCCATCTGTGGTGAAAGAATATTCATCCTTCTCGAATCGCGCCGTGAATACTTGACGGTTAGCATCGACGCGCGTGACGAGCAGCGTGTCACCTTGAAAGACCGCTTCGGTGAACAAGGCCTCCTCGAAGCCATCCAGCTTCATACCCCACAACAGGGAATTATCCGATCCGACGGCAAAAAAGGCACCGCGCACAGCCTGGCTGGGATCCGTGTAATAGTAGCGTGATACCAACTGGCTGGCCCAAGTAGCATATTTGGCGGATAGTCCGGCCAGAGCGTAGTGCTCGGTCACGCTACCTCCGCCAGGTGCCGCAATTTGAACATTGCGGACACTGGTGGAACCGGGGATGCCTTGTAGGAATTCGGGCTGTTGGAAGCTGATTTGATAGCTGCCCGGGCCCAGTTCTTTGAATTCATAACTGCCATCGGATGCCGACTGAATCTTGATGGGTGCAATTGCCTGGCCGAGCGTCGTGCCGGTAAGCGTTATTTCAACGCCACCCAGAAAACGCTCCTTGGTGTCCATCTGGCCGTTGCGATTCTCATCGACCCATACTCTGCCGCCGATCGTGCTAGGCTGGAACTCTTCAACGCTGACGGAAACTAAACCTTCGGCGGTGTCCAGGCCGCCGTTGGCGGTGCCACCGTTGTCACGAACCGTGTAACGGAATGAGGCACTGCCGGTAAAGTCGGCTTCTGGTGTGAAGGTAACGATTCCGGTAGCCGAGTTGAGCGACACGCTGCCGCCCGTGGCGGAATCAACCGCAATGATCGTCAGCGTCTGCGTGGCTTCGTTGGCAGGTCCGGGGGTGTCGTTCCGCAGCAGATCGGCAACCGGAATTTGCAACGGATTGTTCTTGAAAGCGCGAACGCTGTCCGCTCCTGGCCGAGGTGGATCGTTGACCGGAGTGACGTTGATCGTGACCGTGGCCGTACTGGACTTGGGCGGAAAACCATTGTCCTGGGCGGTGTAGGTGAACAGGAAAGGTCCATTGAAATCCTGTGCGGGGGTGTAGACCACATTGGTCCCCTGAATCTGCACACTGCCACCACCAGTCGTGATTGGCGCAACCCCAGTAACGGTTAGCGTCTGATGACTCTCACCAGGACCGGGCGAATCGTTGGCCAGCAGGGTGGACAAGGCGATGGTCTTGGCAATGTCCTCGAGAGTGGTATCGGTATCGCCTTGCAGCACGGGAGGATCATTGAACTCACTGACGCTCACGGTGACTGTAGCGGGATTGAGTGCCGTCAGTGGCGGGGTGCCGCTGTCGGTAGCGTTATAGGTGAACAAAAACGTCCCAAAGAATCCGGCAGTCGGAGTGTAGATGACGTTGTTGCCCTCAATTCGAACTGAGCCGCCGACTGCGGAAAGTGCGTTGACTGTGGTTATGGTCAGGGTTTGATCGGACTCGCCGGTTCCGGGCGAATCATTCTGTGTCAAACTGGAAAACGTAATTGTTCGGGCAACATTCTCTTCAGCCTGTACCGAATCGTCCACCAGCGTTGGTCGGTCATTGACGTTGGTGACCGTAATGGTCACGGTGCCGATGGAATTAGGTCCTTGCGGATCGCTGGTGTCATTCATCACATAGGTAAATGTATCGATCCCGAAAAAGTCGGGATTAGGTGTGTACAGCAGCCCATCGTCCGACAAATCGTTTGGAGTGCCGTTGTCATTGCGGGTTACGGTACCGTTGACCGGCTGAGTAAAATCGATCAGCAACTTTGATTGATTTTCGTTGGCCAAGTCGTTGGCAAGTACGTCGATCGGATTATTGGTGCTATCCTCGTTTACCGTAGCGGTGTCGCGACGAGCGCGTGGCAACGTGGCAGGTTCAACCGTGACGACCACTGTGGCGGTGGCCGTCAGCTGCGGCGTGCCGCTGTCGCGGATGGTGTAGGTAAACGTCTCCGTGCCAATAAAGCCAGGTGCTGGGGTGTAATTGAGTGTCTGACCGCCTGCAGCGATGCTGACCGATCCTCCATTATTGGTAGTACCTACGGAAATAATGGTCAGTGTTTGGCTGGATTCATTGGCCGGTCCAGGCGAGTCGTTTGCGAGTACATTCAGCGTGTTGTCGCTGCTATCTTCAACCACATTCAAATTGTCATTGCCTGCAGTTGGGGGATCGTTAACTGGAGCAATGTTGATGGTAATCGTTCCCGTCGCGGTCAATCCGCTGGTGTCGCTGATCGTGTACGTCAACCGATCACTACCGTTAAAATCCTGTGGCGGAGTGTAAACATTACCAACCAAGGTACCCACGGTGGTCCCGGGAATCGTTTGTATTCCAGTCACCGATAAAGTTCGCGGCGGGATGGCCGGCGATGTGTCGTTGGCCAGCAACGTCGCGTTGACGATAGTCAGGGCGGTATCTTCGTTGGTACTGAGCGTATCTGGATTGGCGATGGGTGTCGTCGGATCCGCGATGATCGTGATGCTGAAGGAATTGCCGAAGTTCACACTTGAGTTGGGAATAAGGTTGTCTACGCCAAACAATAAATGTTCCGAGCCAATGTCCTCAGGTGCGTTAGGGGAAAAGGTCATTACTCCGGGGTTTGTAGCAGTGAACCTGAAGGATACAAAAGGTCTGAGGCCGACCGGGTTGTCCGGTGGAACAGTATTACCTGAAAATGCAGTGATCTCATTAAAAAACTCCTGGGTCACATCGTTTCCCTGAGCCGATGAGCGTCCACTGGTAAACTGATTCGAGAATAGCACTCCCGACGAAAATCCGTTTTGTTGAGTGAAGTTATAATCGGCAAAATTGAGTGAATTGACGCCAATATCGAGTCCAGCCGAATAGACGCCGCCAACTTTCATGCCTTCATTGTTTTCGGGCAGGGAATTGATATCTCGCAGGTCTTGAACAAATACATTTACTTGAAATTGCTGGCCAACGGCAACCTGCGAAAGCGGTGTGCCGGTCTCGGGCGCATTGGGAGAGACTATATTGGTGATGGTATAGTTATAATTGACCAGGAATTGCGCATCCTCGCCCTCGGCGTTCAGCCGGTTGATGACTCGTAAGGCATCCAGCGCTGAGACTCGACCATCATTGTTGACGTCGTAGTATCGACTGGCAGTTTGAGTGGCACTCGTGCTGGTGGCCTTGGCTGGTGCGCCGCGACTATTCAGATGATTGATCACCAGCAACGCGTCCATCGCGCTGATTCGGAAGTCCAGGTTCGTATCTTCCGCGATCAGACTGTTGTGCATGGGCTGCAGGTCAGCTGCCAACAACTGTCGATTCTCGAGCCGCTCCAGTTGCGGTGCTCGCCGACGAGCCACGACCGGACGTGCGTCTCTCTTGAATAGCCTCAACATTCTTGCAGCTCGATTCTTCATAAACGTTCGCCTGGGTGACTTTTGGAATTCAGTGACTGAAACGGAATGGAACTCGCCAGAAGCTGATGGGGCGACTGCGACCGAGTCGTCGTGGAAATCTATCAAGGTTGCTGAGTTAACACGGAAAAATGCTCGCCTCTAGCGAATCACTAGATTAGTCAGTCTGGGTGATTTTATCAATTCAGGAAGAATTGATCGAATGCGGTATTTGGCGACCATTTTCTCAGGGTTTCGGCGTAGTTGGTGCTTACGAACTAACCGTTAAAGACCCTATTTTCCTTGGAAACCAAATGAATCGAATAGTTCCTAAAACTGGTCAAAGTACGGCCGAAATGGATTGAGTCGAGCTGGGAAATTCGCTTGGAGACAGCTGCTGGCAAGAGAAGTTACCAGGTTTGGAGCATCGACCGTCTGGCCGAGCTGGGTAGGTCCACCGGCTGACGACCGTGGCTATGGCTGGGGCGTTCGCTACACTCGCCAGAGCGTGGACAGGCCGACATGCCCCTCCACCGTCTGGCGAAGGTGGCTACGTTTTACGACGGTGGCTAAGCTTTGATTGCCAGCTTGGAGCTGGCGAGGACTTGAATTAAGGCGTCAACCGGTTCGGTGTATTCGCCGTATTCGGATTCATCATGTCCGCCAAGCTCCGACAGGGCATGGTCGCACAGATAGCGATCAAGA comes from the Pirellulaceae bacterium genome and includes:
- a CDS encoding BNR-4 repeat-containing protein; translation: MRTARLFNGFLRAIACWSLLHFTCLGQQPLDREDGYRGIWYYNQPSKDQYRFKYSGGFATYPQQHIPIAFYSPEANKTYFVYGGTSARSDDDKQELLHMVSYFDHATGLVPQPVRLLNKQTSDAHDNPTLMLDDDGYLWIFSPSHGTSRPSFVHRSRQPYSIEQFERVWQTNFSYPQSWHLSGHGFLFLHTRYNVGAEFRTEAARSLFWMTSTDGYQWSSPNMLAAIELGDYQVSWRHGGRLGTAFDYHPRLGGLNARANIYYVETINQGRSWQTVDGHPVTTPITQADAAVLVYDSRSEDLLVYLKDLNFDSAGRPIILFLTSRGYQSGPENGPRQWNTARWTGDRWLVQPITQSLNNYDHGSLYIEEDSVWRVIAPTQAGPQPYNPGGEMTMWISRDQGATWQLAKQLTRDSLVNHTYARRPVNAHPDFYALWADGHGRQPSRSHLYFTNRDGTHVWRLPPTMTSQFAAPEIIW
- a CDS encoding AI-2E family transporter, whose product is MSRIVSFLVLMAITLLISLLFYRVLAGFLIPVFLAIVLVVVFQPLHRWMLRKFGNHSHVAAGLTTFAIVACLLLPVGILVGTAAVQGIRFFQNNSVSSLELQFGRLRSSLDLDLPHWGEVLRTANADVEHLVQGASIATLAQSTVALPELTRKVVRVLNELRRELAGDASFSAYTPQIDELIELAKAIGVQPTIKPADNSDNNGDPSDASLTELVLKLKTQFGTLKTQLHGGALRSFLREMANPTAEDMEAVRRRVLEYVQPRLVSFTQSTGMITFHLVFGLLVLSLSTYFFLVDGPAMIHSLMLLLPMDMGHVRELLDEFVRTSRAVVLATLLAALAQGLTAGVGYAVAGIDYLVLLIMLTSIAALIPFVGPMAVWVPICIFLALVEQRYLAAGLLAAWGLLVVATIDNFVKAFVLHGQSQLHPLLALLSILGGIQALGPIGIVVGPMAVSLLQTLLSIVRRELVHFDTHGLAPVGGAAIGTTAVRE
- a CDS encoding DJ-1/PfpI family protein; this encodes MKILLPIGDATEALDTFYAYYRLPEDGYEVVVAGPEARLYHTVLHEVPPNPDVPWDITQERPGYHLQASVAFRDLKPDEFVGAFITGGRAPEYLRYDQHLLAAIRDIAQAGKPIACLCHGIELLTAADCIRGKRVTTVPKCAMDAHQGGAIYTGERCVVDGLLVTGQGYQDNTAVLREFVRMLRQSKSSAREA
- the mutM gene encoding bifunctional DNA-formamidopyrimidine glycosylase/DNA-(apurinic or apyrimidinic site) lyase; translation: MPELPEVETMCRGLRPIVGCCVASVTAPPCPCRPISMQPSVAQIHRRLRGQAVTGVRRLGKRVLIDFRYWTLILQPKMTGLVALDEVPDSGHTRLVLRFSGRRKLELKFWDRRGLGTVELLPPEEVEQRIVAGRLGPDALEITASQFRQRMTGTRRPIKIALLDQKLLAGVGNLYASEMLHAARIHPALPANQLSRQQAQRLHRSMIDILRQAIKYEGSTLADGTYRNTLNDPGGYQNHHRVYDRAGQLCLSCRKSHIVRIVQAQRSTYYCPHCQPICAKKSSTASKY
- a CDS encoding tandem-95 repeat protein, which translates into the protein MKNRAARMLRLFKRDARPVVARRRAPQLERLENRQLLAADLQPMHNSLIAEDTNLDFRISAMDALLVINHLNSRGAPAKATSTSATQTASRYYDVNNDGRVSALDALRVINRLNAEGEDAQFLVNYNYTITNIVSPNAPETGTPLSQVAVGQQFQVNVFVQDLRDINSLPENNEGMKVGGVYSAGLDIGVNSLNFADYNFTQQNGFSSGVLFSNQFTSGRSSAQGNDVTQEFFNEITAFSGNTVPPDNPVGLRPFVSFRFTATNPGVMTFSPNAPEDIGSEHLLFGVDNLIPNSSVNFGNSFSITIIADPTTPIANPDTLSTNEDTALTIVNATLLANDTSPAIPPRTLSVTGIQTIPGTTVGTLVGNVYTPPQDFNGSDRLTYTISDTSGLTATGTITINIAPVNDPPTAGNDNLNVVEDSSDNTLNVLANDSPGPANESSQTLTIISVGTTNNGGSVSIAAGGQTLNYTPAPGFIGTETFTYTIRDSGTPQLTATATVVVTVEPATLPRARRDTATVNEDSTNNPIDVLANDLANENQSKLLIDFTQPVNGTVTRNDNGTPNDLSDDGLLYTPNPDFFGIDTFTYVMNDTSDPQGPNSIGTVTITVTNVNDRPTLVDDSVQAEENVARTITFSSLTQNDSPGTGESDQTLTITTVNALSAVGGSVRIEGNNVIYTPTAGFFGTFLFTYNATDSGTPPLTALNPATVTVSVSEFNDPPVLQGDTDTTLEDIAKTIALSTLLANDSPGPGESHQTLTVTGVAPITTGGGSVQIQGTNVVYTPAQDFNGPFLFTYTAQDNGFPPKSSTATVTINVTPVNDPPRPGADSVRAFKNNPLQIPVADLLRNDTPGPANEATQTLTIIAVDSATGGSVSLNSATGIVTFTPEADFTGSASFRYTVRDNGGTANGGLDTAEGLVSVSVEEFQPSTIGGRVWVDENRNGQMDTKERFLGGVEITLTGTTLGQAIAPIKIQSASDGSYEFKELGPGSYQISFQQPEFLQGIPGSTSVRNVQIAAPGGGSVTEHYALAGLSAKYATWASQLVSRYYYTDPSQAVRGAFFAVGSDNSLLWGMKLDGFEEALFTEAVFQGDTLLVTRVDANRQVFTARFEKDEYSFTTDGQGNTLVRIIGPSSSFQWAGVNRSSPGVGTPSQYLDAVDDFFAQMGWQ